The following are from one region of the Paenibacillus antri genome:
- a CDS encoding ATP-binding protein — protein MRNEIVTMRAESNDFVGRTEELETLRRHAAGESERRWLHIYGQSGIGKSALLRRFRSERKEFLCYFVDGGKILQQQDDVFDQLVSRLREETRDHDVDHSDPDAVTERMNRLSRRRRSVLLIDGFDQWHAVEHWFLQWIASLEPSIRIVTTGRNALTGGWLYAAGAVPAHAFRLQALTSDEVERYALHRGIVSREGRSQLVRFSRGVPLAMTLAAESIARGGETAHGLDRGEQFQLVSALMARLLQGAPHSTQRLLEAASVYWHFNEERLAAIADFGLDTASFRQFVALPFVLLKPDGWVLHDAVRAWALEDFQLRRPNAYERMRSKALEHIRKEEQAQPTLRRKLQIEKMNLHEHPIVRGICFSGHPDDDIEVRSCRPVDIPAIRQLYVEFHRFAAPEAAEDPPLERHIEAIFEIAPAAFDTIWQRERMIAFIGKVPLEGRILEALRREPLLDPFFRGWKPVPNAYLFTFVGIAPELEGKTRALIINALMNRFSRSEWILDFTCLKEWFPVFELCGFEPAPWADAFTPLGTEYRAFVLDLRHEDFITRLDRSVSRQASPEASSVPASEPASPRPTPSEPQESNELNELKAVLKHWSALPRKPALTERYVRLFPHRIVDRQPKEQIGAVVRRQIEDAIRRLEEGDESEEMLGRLLTLAYIRAVRPNERIAKALNISMATYYRHLQKALEALYHALSAEGDT, from the coding sequence ATGCGGAACGAGATCGTGACGATGCGAGCGGAAAGCAACGATTTTGTCGGGCGGACGGAAGAACTAGAGACGCTGCGAAGACATGCGGCCGGGGAATCGGAACGGCGGTGGCTTCATATTTACGGGCAGAGCGGGATCGGCAAGTCTGCGCTGCTCCGCCGGTTCCGCTCGGAACGGAAGGAATTTCTCTGTTATTTCGTCGACGGCGGGAAGATCCTGCAGCAGCAGGACGACGTCTTCGATCAACTCGTTTCCCGGCTTCGGGAGGAGACGAGGGACCATGACGTCGACCATTCCGATCCGGACGCCGTTACCGAGCGGATGAACCGTCTATCGCGGCGCCGCCGGTCGGTTCTGCTGATCGACGGGTTCGATCAATGGCATGCGGTCGAGCATTGGTTTCTGCAGTGGATCGCGTCGCTGGAGCCGTCGATTCGGATCGTGACGACCGGACGGAACGCGCTTACCGGCGGGTGGCTGTATGCCGCCGGGGCGGTCCCCGCACATGCGTTCCGGCTGCAAGCGCTGACCTCGGACGAGGTGGAGCGCTACGCTCTGCACCGAGGGATCGTAAGCCGCGAAGGACGATCGCAGTTGGTCCGCTTCTCCCGAGGAGTCCCGCTCGCCATGACGCTGGCGGCGGAATCGATAGCGAGGGGCGGGGAGACGGCGCACGGCCTGGACCGCGGCGAACAATTTCAACTCGTCTCCGCTTTGATGGCCCGATTACTCCAGGGAGCGCCGCATTCTACTCAACGTCTGTTGGAGGCTGCTTCCGTATATTGGCACTTCAACGAGGAGCGGCTCGCCGCGATTGCGGATTTCGGGCTCGATACGGCATCGTTTCGGCAGTTCGTCGCGCTGCCCTTCGTCTTATTGAAGCCCGACGGCTGGGTGCTGCACGACGCCGTGAGAGCCTGGGCGTTGGAGGATTTCCAGCTTCGCCGGCCGAACGCATACGAGCGGATGCGGAGCAAGGCGCTGGAGCACATTCGCAAGGAAGAACAGGCGCAGCCGACGCTTCGCCGGAAGCTGCAGATCGAGAAGATGAACCTGCACGAGCATCCGATCGTTCGCGGCATCTGCTTTTCCGGTCACCCGGACGACGATATCGAGGTGCGTTCCTGCAGACCGGTCGACATCCCCGCGATCCGGCAGTTATACGTCGAGTTCCACCGATTCGCCGCTCCCGAAGCCGCGGAGGATCCGCCGCTCGAACGGCACATCGAAGCGATCTTCGAGATCGCTCCGGCCGCCTTCGATACGATCTGGCAGCGGGAGCGCATGATCGCCTTCATCGGGAAAGTTCCGCTGGAAGGGCGGATCCTCGAGGCGTTACGTAGGGAGCCGTTGCTCGATCCGTTCTTTCGGGGATGGAAGCCCGTCCCGAACGCGTATCTGTTCACGTTCGTCGGGATCGCGCCGGAGCTGGAAGGGAAGACGCGGGCGCTCATCATTAACGCGTTGATGAACCGCTTCTCCCGGTCCGAGTGGATTTTGGACTTCACTTGCCTGAAGGAATGGTTCCCCGTATTCGAGCTGTGCGGCTTCGAGCCGGCGCCTTGGGCCGACGCGTTCACGCCGCTCGGCACCGAATATCGCGCGTTCGTCCTCGATCTCCGGCATGAGGATTTCATCACGAGGCTGGATCGATCCGTAAGCCGTCAGGCGTCTCCGGAGGCGTCTTCGGTACCGGCTTCCGAACCTGCTTCTCCCCGACCGACTCCGTCCGAGCCGCAAGAGTCGAACGAGCTGAATGAACTGAAAGCCGTTCTGAAACATTGGAGCGCCCTTCCGCGGAAGCCGGCGCTGACGGAGCGTTACGTTCGATTGTTCCCGCATCGTATCGTCGATCGGCAGCCGAAGGAGCAAATCGGCGCCGTCGTTCGACGCCAAATCGAGGACGCGATTCGTCGATTGGAAGAAGGCGACGAATCGGAAGAGATGCTAGGAAGACTGCTTACTCTTGCCTATATTCGAGCGGTGCGGCCGAACGAACGCATCGCGAAGGCGCTGAATATATCCATGGCGACTTATTATCGCCATCTGCAGAAAGCGCTGGAAGCGTTGTATCACGCGTTATCCGCCGAAGGCGATACGTAA
- a CDS encoding stalk domain-containing protein codes for MSIPTLPKYVRVAGSALLFLALGSHTALSAGGAVNVYVHGELLRFSEAQPVLKEGRTLVPFRKLFESLGYTVQWIDAGDAGGRSAVGTKDGVTIELTIDKNVARVNGSDVRLDVPAQIIGGSTMVPLRFVSENSGYDVAFVSSGNVSTITVGAARPSDPTVPTASADEAEPYVAKGRVVAANGSPVEGAEVFADNQLLYNSNLHAVTDADGYYRIELPLLAATWNMGGSHLVDEFIVDLIPDVDRPFAGNTGAVRNFTVPEAETIFGELYLYMDLNSFANGYTEDHVELTLVPDGNGRTIAGFGFNFPGGFGMNDVPVGTYTATAVYAPPGEERIPLKIRKRNIGPYADSVEFKFSPLVPGIQQAELEVQAP; via the coding sequence ATGTCGATTCCAACCCTGCCTAAGTACGTGAGGGTTGCCGGAAGCGCCTTGCTGTTCCTTGCCTTGGGTTCGCACACGGCGTTGTCGGCCGGAGGCGCGGTCAACGTTTATGTGCACGGAGAGCTTCTCCGGTTCTCGGAGGCGCAGCCGGTACTGAAGGAAGGACGAACGCTCGTCCCCTTCCGCAAGCTGTTCGAATCGCTCGGGTATACGGTACAGTGGATCGACGCCGGCGACGCCGGCGGCCGAAGCGCGGTCGGGACGAAAGACGGCGTCACGATCGAATTGACGATCGATAAGAACGTTGCCCGTGTGAACGGCAGCGACGTCCGACTCGACGTCCCGGCGCAGATCATTGGCGGCAGTACGATGGTGCCGCTGCGCTTCGTCTCGGAAAACAGCGGTTACGACGTCGCCTTCGTCTCTAGCGGCAACGTCTCGACGATTACCGTCGGCGCCGCCCGCCCGAGCGATCCGACCGTTCCGACGGCCTCGGCGGACGAAGCTGAGCCTTACGTCGCGAAGGGACGCGTGGTCGCCGCTAACGGCTCCCCGGTGGAAGGCGCCGAAGTGTTCGCCGATAACCAGCTGCTATATAACAGCAACTTGCATGCTGTCACCGACGCCGACGGCTACTATCGGATCGAGCTGCCGCTGCTGGCCGCGACATGGAATATGGGCGGCTCGCACCTCGTCGATGAGTTCATCGTGGATTTGATCCCCGACGTCGATCGTCCCTTCGCCGGCAATACGGGAGCCGTCCGGAACTTTACGGTGCCGGAAGCGGAGACGATCTTCGGAGAGCTATATCTGTACATGGATCTCAACAGCTTCGCGAACGGTTATACCGAAGATCATGTGGAGCTGACGCTCGTCCCGGACGGGAACGGTCGGACGATCGCCGGATTCGGCTTCAACTTCCCCGGCGGCTTCGGCATGAACGACGTGCCGGTCGGCACCTACACGGCGACCGCCGTATACGCGCCTCCCGGCGAAGAACGCATCCCGCTAAAAATCCGGAAGAGGAATATCGGACCGTACGCCGACTCGGTCGAATTCAAGTTCAGTCCGCTGGTGCCGGGCATCCAACAAGCCGAGCTCGAAGTGCAAGCGCCGTAA